Proteins from one Verrucomicrobiota bacterium genomic window:
- a CDS encoding universal stress protein, producing MKLLVCSDGSERGSTVLALARRIAVAGRAEVTVFGVTGAEVQEDTVYEGLRRTLKEYERNGINVELVTRRGDPVTEIIKKTRETKYDLVMIGTHRKADERAVIPPAKAYAIIEEVDPPVFVAVGDDRPLARILVCTGGGPCIATAVSVTAQLARSLPAAVTLLTVLPNLGGLHASLLMRREADAEALLRSNSALARDLGAEKRSLEASGIEVTVRLRYGLVADEILKELDQGDHDLVVVGACPDPNAWRRYLIGNVTREIVHRADHPILVVRGTQSVPSLVQRIRRAIARMIRDVRGRKP from the coding sequence ATGAAACTTCTTGTCTGCAGCGACGGCTCGGAGCGGGGCAGCACGGTGCTGGCCTTGGCCCGGCGGATTGCCGTTGCCGGCCGGGCTGAGGTTACCGTGTTCGGGGTCACCGGAGCCGAAGTGCAGGAGGACACCGTCTACGAGGGACTTCGCCGGACGCTGAAGGAGTATGAGCGAAACGGCATTAACGTCGAATTGGTGACCCGCCGGGGTGATCCGGTGACGGAAATCATCAAAAAGACGCGCGAAACGAAATACGACCTGGTGATGATCGGCACTCACCGCAAAGCTGATGAACGCGCCGTGATTCCTCCTGCCAAGGCTTACGCCATCATTGAGGAGGTCGACCCGCCGGTATTCGTGGCGGTTGGGGATGACCGGCCGCTGGCGCGCATCCTGGTCTGTACCGGGGGCGGCCCCTGCATTGCAACGGCGGTAAGCGTCACCGCGCAACTCGCGCGCAGCCTGCCGGCGGCGGTGACGCTCCTGACCGTGCTGCCCAACCTGGGAGGGCTGCACGCCAGCCTGTTGATGCGACGGGAGGCGGATGCCGAAGCCCTTCTTCGCTCCAACTCGGCCCTGGCGCGGGACCTGGGAGCCGAGAAGCGCAGCCTGGAGGCATCCGGAATCGAAGTCACCGTGCGGCTCCGGTACGGGTTGGTCGCTGATGAGATCCTGAAAGAACTTGACCAGGGCGACCATGACCTGGTCGTCGTCGGCGCCTGCCCGGACCCGAACGCCTGGCGCCGGTACCTGATCGGGAACGTCACCCGTGAAATCGTCCACCGTGCGGATCATCCGATCCTCGTGGTCCGCGGCACACAATCGGTTCCGTCGCTGGTGCAACGAATCCGGCGAGCAATCGCCAGGATGATCCGAGACGTCAGGGGGCGAAAGCCGTAG
- a CDS encoding sulfite exporter TauE/SafE family protein: MMFFPIAHTYLSPPLLVALGFVIGIFGGFFGVGGSFLAGPALFALGMPFNFVVGTDLAHIVGKSIVAARRHRALGNIDLRLALVMVVGTILGSEVGVQAIEELKRRANINQVVGAVTIIVLTTMAGFVAWESWATISQQKKRIKMPGASQGKEDAFAFDHIAKAVQKVKLAPVLSLPHSGIESVSLWAIVAVAFVGGLFSGFLGGGAGYIRMPSMVYLLGIPTHVAIGTDLFEIIISAGYGTIRHALHGNVDVLVALVMQTGAAIGAQIGANLTQYFTGPRIRLAFAPLPLIGALLVAYGLITGHHH, translated from the coding sequence ATGATGTTTTTCCCGATCGCTCACACCTATCTCAGCCCACCGCTGCTCGTTGCGTTGGGGTTCGTCATCGGGATTTTCGGAGGCTTTTTTGGGGTGGGGGGCAGTTTCCTGGCCGGCCCGGCGCTATTTGCGCTTGGCATGCCTTTCAATTTCGTGGTTGGCACTGACCTGGCCCACATCGTGGGTAAATCGATCGTGGCGGCAAGACGGCACCGGGCCCTCGGCAATATCGACCTGCGTCTGGCGCTGGTCATGGTCGTCGGCACCATCCTGGGGTCGGAGGTGGGGGTCCAGGCGATCGAGGAACTGAAACGCCGCGCGAACATCAACCAGGTGGTCGGGGCCGTGACCATCATCGTCCTGACGACGATGGCCGGCTTCGTCGCCTGGGAAAGCTGGGCGACGATCTCCCAGCAAAAGAAGCGGATCAAAATGCCGGGCGCGTCCCAAGGCAAGGAGGATGCGTTCGCTTTCGACCACATCGCCAAGGCGGTTCAGAAGGTCAAGCTGGCGCCGGTGTTGAGCCTGCCCCATTCCGGCATCGAGTCGGTCTCGTTGTGGGCCATCGTCGCGGTTGCGTTCGTGGGAGGCCTTTTCAGCGGGTTTCTGGGCGGGGGCGCCGGCTACATCCGCATGCCTTCGATGGTGTATTTGCTGGGCATTCCTACCCACGTCGCCATCGGAACCGACTTGTTTGAAATCATCATTTCCGCCGGTTACGGCACGATCCGCCACGCGCTCCACGGCAACGTGGACGTCTTGGTTGCGCTCGTGATGCAAACGGGCGCCGCCATCGGGGCGCAGATCGGTGCAAATCTCACCCAGTACTTCACCGGGCCGCGAATCCGCCTGGCGTTTGCACCCCTTCCGCTGATCGGCGCCCTCCTGGTGGCTTACGGGTTGATCACGGGCCATCACCATTGA
- the purU gene encoding formyltetrahydrofolate deformylase — translation MTSTPTIVALLHGPDRPGLVAKVSNWIFQHDGNILHADLHRDSEENVFFQRVEWVHAGDRVALRRTADAFAKMAQSELGMRVKVGLSDERARVGVLVSRIPHCLHDLIYRWKAGELKGDLACVVSNHRDLEPLAEAAKVPFHYIPITGESRTGGEAAQLEILQRYGVELVVLARYMQVLSAEFLERVGVPVINIHHGFLPAFPGGRPYQQAHARGVKIIGATAHYATAELDQGPIIAQDVTRINHRHTVADLIRKGRHLEQLVFAEAIQAHLEYRILVYGRKTVVFE, via the coding sequence ATGACCTCGACTCCGACGATCGTGGCTCTTTTGCACGGTCCTGACCGCCCGGGCCTGGTGGCTAAAGTGTCCAACTGGATCTTTCAGCACGATGGCAATATCCTGCATGCGGACCTGCACCGGGACTCCGAAGAGAATGTCTTTTTTCAAAGGGTCGAGTGGGTGCACGCCGGGGACCGTGTCGCCCTGCGCCGGACGGCAGACGCCTTTGCCAAGATGGCGCAGTCCGAACTGGGGATGCGGGTGAAGGTAGGTTTGTCCGACGAACGTGCCAGGGTGGGCGTCCTCGTTTCCCGGATCCCGCATTGCCTCCACGACCTGATTTACCGTTGGAAAGCCGGCGAATTGAAAGGGGACCTGGCTTGCGTCGTCTCGAATCATCGCGACCTGGAACCGTTGGCCGAAGCCGCCAAGGTGCCGTTCCATTACATCCCCATCACCGGGGAAAGCCGGACCGGCGGGGAAGCGGCGCAACTCGAAATCCTCCAACGGTACGGGGTCGAATTGGTGGTGCTGGCCCGTTACATGCAGGTCCTGAGCGCCGAATTTCTCGAACGCGTCGGCGTGCCCGTCATCAACATTCATCACGGTTTCCTGCCGGCTTTTCCGGGTGGGCGGCCGTACCAGCAGGCCCACGCGCGAGGGGTAAAAATCATCGGCGCCACCGCCCACTACGCGACCGCTGAGCTCGACCAAGGCCCGATCATTGCGCAGGACGTGACGCGCATCAACCACCGGCACACGGTCGCAGACCTGATCCGCAAAGGCCGCCACCTCGAACAACTGGTCTTTGCGGAAGCAATCCAGGCGCACCTCGAATACCGCATTCTGGTCTATGGCCGGAAGACCGTGGTCTTTGAGTGA
- a CDS encoding glycosyltransferase yields MAPEWLKISVVVPSYNQGRFLKETLSSALGRPGCHPEILLLDAGSRDETSQVIRRFEPHLAFWRSHADAGQAAAINEGFARATGDVLCWLNSDDLHLPGTLQTVLERLRGRSGEALVLYGGCEVFRDGTEWRELRQAVPFDMRRLQVTDFIDQPSAFWTRKAWELAGPLDESLHYAFDWDWFLRAAAAGARFEAVPATLSRYRIHAAHKSATGGERRRRELLEVARRHSPPEIVSHYEWLERHALARWWLNKRMRLAQGFSRFTDPKAAGALADLCAPPFWPIRPPLRREVFWEISGIR; encoded by the coding sequence ATGGCCCCGGAATGGCTTAAAATCAGCGTCGTCGTCCCTTCATACAACCAGGGTAGGTTTCTTAAGGAAACCCTGTCGAGTGCGCTGGGCCGGCCGGGTTGCCACCCGGAAATCTTGCTGCTGGACGCGGGCAGCCGCGACGAAACCTCTCAGGTTATCCGGCGGTTTGAACCGCACCTTGCTTTCTGGCGCTCACACGCTGACGCCGGGCAGGCGGCGGCGATCAACGAGGGGTTTGCCCGCGCCACCGGGGACGTGCTTTGCTGGCTGAACAGCGACGATCTCCACTTGCCCGGCACCTTGCAAACGGTGCTCGAGCGTCTTCGCGGCCGTTCCGGCGAGGCCCTGGTGCTTTACGGAGGCTGCGAAGTATTTCGGGACGGCACGGAGTGGCGGGAACTCCGGCAGGCAGTGCCGTTTGATATGCGCCGCCTGCAGGTGACCGATTTCATCGATCAGCCGAGCGCGTTCTGGACCCGCAAAGCCTGGGAGCTGGCTGGTCCGCTGGATGAATCCCTGCATTACGCCTTCGATTGGGACTGGTTTCTCCGGGCCGCGGCTGCGGGCGCCCGTTTTGAGGCCGTACCGGCGACGCTGTCGCGCTACCGCATCCATGCCGCGCACAAATCGGCTACGGGTGGCGAGCGGCGGCGGCGCGAGTTGCTGGAGGTGGCTCGCCGCCATTCACCGCCGGAGATCGTGTCCCACTACGAATGGCTCGAACGCCACGCCCTCGCCCGCTGGTGGCTTAACAAGCGGATGCGGCTGGCCCAGGGATTCAGCCGGTTTACCGACCCGAAAGCCGCCGGTGCGCTCGCCGATCTCTGCGCGCCGCCGTTCTGGCCAATCCGGCCGCCGTTGAGACGGGAAGTGTTTTGGGAGATCTCCGGAATCCGCTAG
- a CDS encoding glycosyltransferase family 2 protein yields MQAVEFSLIIPAYNEESVLNRFFEELEAGLNSWVHRPWEIIFVDDGSSDRTAEIILNKNAEDDRFKAVLLSRNFGQQPAVSTGLSYAQGRFVGIIDADLQDPIGVLRQMYEACREGRCNVAYGVRQKRQAPVVLDLSYKVFYRFMNRFSDHPWPVDAGDFCVLDRQTVNLLLQLPESSRIMRGLRSWIGLTQLAFPYRRPARAAGESKYDMLRLTRLALDSMVSFSSAPLQFAVFCGLLASLLCGFTTALFILNRFFPSFTLFGYSVGANPGVTTIVILVLLTSAFNFLCLGIMGQYLALVVREVKRRPQSIVREIVGDLQRNRVAFPTTRHESFFR; encoded by the coding sequence ATGCAGGCGGTTGAATTTTCTTTGATCATCCCGGCGTACAATGAGGAATCCGTGCTGAACCGGTTCTTCGAGGAACTGGAGGCGGGACTTAACTCTTGGGTCCACCGTCCCTGGGAAATCATCTTCGTTGATGACGGCAGCTCGGATCGTACGGCCGAAATCATCCTGAACAAGAACGCAGAAGATGATCGCTTCAAGGCCGTGTTGCTCTCCCGCAACTTCGGTCAGCAGCCTGCCGTCTCGACCGGATTATCATACGCGCAAGGCAGATTCGTCGGGATCATCGATGCCGACCTGCAGGATCCGATCGGCGTCCTCCGGCAGATGTATGAAGCCTGCCGGGAAGGCCGGTGCAACGTGGCGTACGGCGTCCGGCAGAAGCGGCAGGCGCCGGTGGTCCTGGACCTGAGCTACAAGGTCTTTTACCGGTTCATGAACCGTTTTTCGGACCATCCGTGGCCGGTGGATGCCGGCGACTTTTGCGTCCTTGATCGCCAGACCGTCAACCTGCTGCTGCAACTGCCGGAGAGCTCCCGCATCATGCGCGGGCTGCGTTCCTGGATCGGTTTGACGCAACTGGCTTTCCCTTACCGCCGGCCTGCCAGGGCTGCAGGAGAATCCAAGTACGACATGCTTCGCCTCACCCGGCTCGCCCTGGATTCGATGGTTAGTTTCAGCTCCGCCCCGCTGCAGTTCGCGGTCTTCTGCGGCCTGTTGGCCAGTTTACTCTGCGGGTTCACAACGGCGTTGTTCATCCTGAACCGGTTCTTTCCGAGCTTCACGCTGTTTGGTTATTCTGTCGGGGCTAACCCGGGCGTGACCACGATCGTCATCCTGGTGTTGCTGACTTCAGCCTTTAACTTTCTCTGCCTCGGCATCATGGGCCAATACCTCGCCCTGGTGGTCCGGGAAGTTAAGCGCCGGCCGCAGTCGATCGTCCGGGAGATCGTGGGTGACTTGCAGCGAAACCGCGTCGCGTTTCCGACCACCAGGCATGAATCATTCTTCCGATAA
- a CDS encoding class I SAM-dependent methyltransferase — MNHSSDKNRIEFISQPEPVSMADDWFAIANLDHFWIRRRFQVATRLLRGINLKGCAIGEIGCGNGLVQRQFEERFGTPVDGHDLNLISLRQNVSRLSPLRCYNIFERRPEFRQRYDLLLLFDVLEHIEDDDAFLDAALDMLQPDGRLMVNVPALRSLFSAYDRAAGHVRRYSLPELADRLEKHGLVVEQATYWGLSLLPALWIRKRILAGVKPEQVIRRGFSPVNRVVNEGMLLLSKVEPLPQKVAGTSVMALGRRKV; from the coding sequence ATGAATCATTCTTCCGATAAAAATCGAATCGAATTTATTTCCCAACCCGAACCGGTGAGCATGGCGGACGACTGGTTCGCGATTGCCAACCTTGATCACTTCTGGATACGCCGCCGTTTTCAGGTGGCTACCCGGTTGTTGCGCGGCATCAACTTGAAGGGTTGCGCCATCGGAGAGATCGGGTGTGGAAACGGCCTGGTACAACGGCAGTTTGAAGAACGTTTCGGTACACCCGTCGACGGACACGATCTTAACCTGATTTCGTTGCGCCAGAACGTCAGCCGTCTCAGCCCTCTGAGGTGCTACAATATCTTTGAGCGCCGTCCGGAATTCCGGCAGCGCTACGATCTGCTGCTCCTTTTTGACGTTCTTGAACACATCGAGGACGATGACGCGTTCCTGGATGCGGCGCTCGACATGCTGCAACCCGATGGCAGGCTGATGGTCAACGTGCCTGCGCTGCGATCGCTGTTTTCAGCCTATGATCGGGCGGCAGGGCATGTACGGCGGTATTCGCTGCCTGAGCTGGCCGACCGGTTGGAAAAACATGGCTTGGTTGTCGAACAGGCCACCTATTGGGGACTGAGCCTTTTGCCGGCGCTCTGGATACGGAAGCGGATTTTGGCAGGCGTCAAACCTGAGCAAGTCATTCGCCGGGGTTTTTCGCCAGTAAACAGGGTCGTCAACGAGGGCATGCTGCTGTTGAGCAAGGTGGAACCGCTGCCGCAGAAGGTTGCCGGTACCAGCGTGATGGCGCTGGGTAGACGAAAGGTGTAG